The Arvicola amphibius chromosome 5, mArvAmp1.2, whole genome shotgun sequence genome contains the following window.
CCGCGGTGAGTGCCGGCCGAGGGGGGCGCCGGGTGGGAGCCACATTCATCTGAGCTCAGGGCTGCACCCTGGGCGGCTCGGGCGAGGGGGGAGACGGCCTCGACCAGCCAGTTTCATTAAAGCTGCCGGCGGGTAGGTCTGAGGTTCAACCGGCAAGGAGAAGATGGCTGCGATGATGTCATTTCTTAGGACACCTTTGGATTGACCGTGAAAATATCTCTCCTCTGAGCAGCCGTTGGCAGTATCTATGGACTCGGGGTTTAGACGTGTTGGTTACTGGCTGATGGTAATATTCTGTTCCCAGGTGACCCGTGAAAATGGTTCGCTACTCTCTTGACCCAGAAAACCCTACAAAATGTAAGTTCCGACACGACTCTGTGTCGATTGGTTTTTGTTGGCTTTTGGCGTGTGCCTAATGCAGCAGAGatggactttcttttcttttgctttttttgtagCATGCAAATCGAGAGGATCAAATCTTCGGGTTCACTTTAAGGTAAGGAAGCGAAGCCCCATGATCCTGATACAGAATTGTGATTGGCTCCTGCATGTCTTTACAAGGTCGCTGCGGTGATGACGTTCTTAGGACACCTTTGGATTTACCatgaaaagaaacacattctGAGCAGCCTCCTTTTTTATGAGCTGGTCATTGGGGTGTGAATGCTTGAGGAAAACTTGAAAATATTGTGGGATACAGGACTAATGGGGTAATGGAGCTTAGGTAATTTACTGTGATTCCCGTCCCCCAGTCTCAAAATTTCAGTGGATCGACATTAACCAAAATTTTTGGCTTGTATTAATTAGAACACCCGTGAAACGGCCCAGGCCATCAAGGGTATGCATATCCGAAAAGCCACCAAGTATCTGAAAGATGTCACTTTGAAGAAGCAGTGTGTGCCATTCCGACGGTACAATGGTGGAGTCGGTAGGTGCGCCCAGGTGAGAAATGGACTTAATGGTGGGGGTTGAGGAAGGGCTGGAGTCTTCTTAACTGATCTGGTTGCTGTGATGACAATCTTAGGACACCTTTGGATTAACCGTGAAATAAAACATACTCTGAGCAGCCTTGGTGTTGGCTAGACGTTCCTAACTGGGTCCAATGCTTGCTTACCAAGGAAAGTAACAAACtgtttaccttttttctttcaggCCAAACAGTGGGGCTGGACACAGGGTCGGTGGCCAAAAAAGAGTGCGGAATTTTTGCTGCACATGCTTAAAAATGCAGAGAGCAATGCTGAACTGAAGGTAACTGGGTCCTTGGTATCCTCTGTGTGTCTTGTGCAGTTACTCAGTACCCTATTCAGTAATTGTCACATAATGGGAATGGATCTACATGCCTTTgtttctttgggggtggggggactaaACACTGCTTTTGTCTTGCACCTCCCTTGTGACAATTTCCCTGGAGGTGCTCAGAAGCACGGTGAGAATGTAGTGTAAGAAAATGTGTATTTGGTGTTTCAGGTATTACTATCTGGTGTATCATTTGCTTGC
Protein-coding sequences here:
- the Rpl17 gene encoding 60S ribosomal protein L17, with product MVRYSLDPENPTKSCKSRGSNLRVHFKNTRETAQAIKGMHIRKATKYLKDVTLKKQCVPFRRYNGGVGRCAQAKQWGWTQGRWPKKSAEFLLHMLKNAESNAELKGLDVDSLVIEHIQVNKAPKMRRRTYRAHGRINPYMSSPCHIEMILTEKEQIVPKPEEEVAQKKKISQKKLKKQKLMARE